One region of Streptomyces sp. NBC_00442 genomic DNA includes:
- a CDS encoding glycerophosphodiester phosphodiesterase, producing MTQARQPSPHIPDPARVQVVAHRGASEDAPEHTLAAYIKAIEDGADALECDVRLTADGHLVCVHDRRVNRTSNGRGAVSALELSDLAALDFGSWKDSEESPDWKDREFTSVLTLERLLELVADSGRRVELAIETKHPTRWAGQVEERLVHLLKRFGLTQPPPAGETSPVRIMSFSARSLHRVTGAVPDIPTVYLMQFLSPRLRDGRLPAGARIAGPGMRIVRNHPAYIERLHRAGHRVHVWTVNEPEDVDLCVSLGVEAIITNRPKQVLSQLGRP from the coding sequence GTGACCCAAGCACGGCAGCCCAGCCCGCACATCCCAGATCCCGCCCGCGTCCAGGTGGTCGCCCACCGGGGGGCCTCCGAGGACGCCCCCGAGCACACGCTCGCCGCGTACATCAAGGCGATCGAGGACGGGGCCGACGCCCTGGAATGCGATGTCCGCCTCACGGCCGACGGCCACCTCGTCTGCGTCCACGACCGGCGCGTCAACCGCACCTCCAACGGCCGCGGCGCCGTGTCCGCCCTCGAACTCTCCGATCTGGCGGCGCTCGACTTCGGCTCCTGGAAGGACAGCGAGGAGAGCCCGGACTGGAAGGACCGCGAGTTCACCTCGGTCCTGACCCTCGAGCGGCTGCTCGAACTCGTCGCGGACTCCGGTCGCAGGGTCGAGCTGGCCATCGAGACGAAGCACCCGACCCGGTGGGCCGGCCAGGTGGAGGAGCGTCTCGTCCACCTCCTCAAGAGGTTCGGCCTCACTCAGCCGCCGCCGGCCGGTGAAACCTCCCCGGTCCGCATCATGAGTTTCTCCGCGCGCTCCCTGCACCGGGTGACGGGGGCGGTTCCCGACATCCCGACCGTCTACCTGATGCAGTTCCTGTCCCCGCGACTGCGCGACGGACGGCTGCCGGCCGGTGCCCGGATCGCGGGACCCGGCATGCGGATCGTGCGCAACCACCCCGCCTACATCGAGCGGTTGCACCGCGCCGGGCACCGCGTGCACGTCTGGACGGTCAACGAACCCGAGGACGTCGACCTGTGCGTAAGCCTCGGAGTGGAGGCAATCATCACCAACCGGCCGAAACAGGTCCTGTCCCAACTCGGGCGCCCGTAA
- a CDS encoding ATP-binding protein codes for MRRPAPVGRFPVQSIGASTPWRGAKEVSGVALVVAQEVPASSSMAVPHGPAGVGKARHRMREQLLGNGVSEPVVDDAVLILSELLSNACRHGRPLGRSDIGDGDIQAAWQIDKAGRLTVEVTDGGGPTRPIPATPSVTARGGRGLNIISALAQDWGVRDSASGEVTVWVILTAAHRHDDFATRVAGPATVPSLEFADAFDDLD; via the coding sequence ATGCGTCGCCCGGCGCCGGTTGGCCGGTTTCCGGTCCAGTCCATTGGGGCATCCACACCGTGGCGTGGGGCGAAGGAGGTCTCGGGGGTGGCGTTGGTGGTGGCACAGGAGGTGCCCGCGTCGTCGAGCATGGCCGTACCCCATGGCCCTGCGGGCGTGGGCAAGGCACGACACCGGATGCGCGAGCAGCTGCTCGGCAACGGGGTGTCCGAGCCGGTCGTGGACGATGCCGTACTGATCCTGTCCGAACTGCTCAGCAATGCCTGCCGGCACGGCAGGCCGCTGGGGCGGTCCGACATAGGCGACGGCGACATCCAGGCGGCCTGGCAGATCGACAAGGCGGGGCGGCTGACCGTCGAGGTCACGGACGGGGGCGGCCCGACCCGGCCCATCCCGGCGACGCCGTCGGTGACCGCGCGCGGCGGCCGGGGGCTGAACATCATCAGCGCCCTCGCGCAGGACTGGGGCGTGCGGGACAGCGCCTCCGGCGAGGTCACGGTGTGGGTGATCCTCACGGCGGCGCACCGGCACGACGATTTCGCTACGCGCGTCGCCGGCCCCGCGACGGTGCCGAGCCTGGAGTTCGCGGACGCGTTCGACGACCTGGATTGA